One Algoriphagus sp. Y33 genomic window, AGTGTGCCGGTTCCCATGTTGGTAATGGTGGCCAAAGATATGGTGCCATCTATGGTATTGTAACCAATTGTACTTAAGGCTTCATATTTCATCCCGATCATTTGACCTTGTTGGTCAATTTGTAAAAATCGTCCTCCAAGAATCATTTTATTGGTAGCATTAACAATTGTTGACTCTTCCTGACCCGTCATGCGTATTTCCAATTTAAACTCACCTTCATAGTTCGACAGCATCGTGTGTACCTCTGAAGGTGTCATGTAGGTTACCCATGCATTTTGGTTTTGAGCTTTCATAACTAAGGGGCAAGAGATGATAAGGAGTGAAATGATAAGTTTTTTCATTGATAAGCTCGTTTGAAACAAATGTAATTGTGCAGGCACTGGAAAACTTGTAAAAAATCGACATGGTAAGTGCGAAGTAGAAATATAAGACCCGAAAAGTAAAG contains:
- a CDS encoding DUF1579 family protein; the encoded protein is MKKLIISLLIISCPLVMKAQNQNAWVTYMTPSEVHTMLSNYEGEFKLEIRMTGQEESTIVNATNKMILGGRFLQIDQQGQMIGMKYEALSTIGYNTIDGTISLATITNMGTGTLSVKGEWVQADKVASMKGTLTNPVTKNVINVTQKIAFIDKNSFVIESFDQEGNQPEKKTVEYIFKRK